In Marinobacter sp. es.048, the following proteins share a genomic window:
- a CDS encoding tellurite resistance TerB family protein, with product MNVMSVLNQVMKQAQGSQSQGGGMDVNKMVNSLGSQLKGAQGSGSGIDVKSLLGGGALGMMLGSKRGRKMGGKALKYGALAGVGVLAWKAYQNYQTNSQNPAQPAVVQQGQPLEQLQGQAQEQRGLEILQAMIMAARADGHIDANERALLTQEIEKLGPDDELHAWIQQQFDAPLDATALARNADSPQASREIYIVSAVMIDEQNPMERAWLDQLASALQLDPGLARELEQQIQSATAG from the coding sequence ATGAACGTGATGTCTGTCCTGAACCAGGTAATGAAACAGGCCCAGGGAAGCCAGTCCCAGGGTGGTGGCATGGACGTCAACAAAATGGTGAACAGCCTTGGCAGCCAGCTCAAAGGCGCCCAGGGATCCGGTTCGGGCATCGACGTAAAAAGCCTGCTGGGCGGCGGAGCCCTCGGCATGATGCTGGGTTCCAAGCGCGGCCGAAAGATGGGCGGCAAAGCCCTCAAATACGGTGCCCTTGCAGGCGTGGGTGTATTGGCCTGGAAAGCCTACCAGAACTACCAGACCAACAGTCAGAATCCGGCCCAGCCGGCGGTCGTACAACAGGGACAGCCACTGGAGCAGCTGCAAGGACAGGCACAGGAACAACGGGGGCTGGAGATACTCCAGGCCATGATCATGGCGGCCCGTGCGGATGGCCACATTGACGCCAACGAGCGAGCCCTTCTCACCCAGGAAATCGAGAAACTGGGGCCAGACGACGAACTCCACGCCTGGATTCAACAGCAGTTTGACGCCCCGCTGGACGCCACTGCCCTGGCCCGCAATGCCGACTCGCCCCAGGCCAGTCGGGAAATCTACATTGTGAGCGCGGTAATGATCGACGAGCAGAACCCCATGGAGCGGGCCTGGCTGGATCAACTCGCCAGCGCCCTCCAGCTCGACCCGGGCCTTGCGAGGGAACTGGAGCAACAGATCCAGAGCGCAACAGCGGGGTAG
- a CDS encoding zinc ribbon domain-containing protein YjdM: MSQLPPCPQCSSEYTYEDGVQLVCPECGHEWSEAAAAAADAGTMIRDANGNELQDGDTVTVIKDLKVKGSSSVVKVGTKVKNIRLVDGDHDIDCKIDGIGAMKLKSEFVKKA, encoded by the coding sequence ATGTCGCAGCTCCCGCCATGCCCGCAGTGCAGTTCTGAGTACACGTATGAGGACGGCGTTCAACTGGTTTGTCCCGAGTGCGGGCATGAGTGGTCTGAGGCTGCGGCTGCGGCGGCTGACGCCGGGACGATGATTCGCGACGCCAACGGCAATGAGCTTCAGGATGGCGATACGGTCACTGTGATCAAGGATTTGAAGGTCAAGGGTTCCAGTTCCGTGGTAAAAGTCGGCACCAAGGTGAAGAATATCCGCCTGGTAGACGGCGATCACGATATCGATTGCAAGATCGACGGTATTGGTGCCATGAAACTGAAATCGGAGTTCGTCAAGAAAGCCTGA
- a CDS encoding histidine phosphatase family protein, with product MISRILFSGLLALLFSLPAFAADNNEEAWDALRDGRAVLMLRHALAPGTGDPGNFDIKDCSTQRNLNDTGREQARAWKPFLADHGITEARVFSSQWCRCMDTATGMDMGEVTEWPSLNSFFRNRGDGPTQTRQTITLVNQLEEGAPVIMVSHQVNVTALADIFPSSNEGVIIALPLSETPTVLARVSPGR from the coding sequence ATGATTAGCCGAATTCTATTTTCAGGTTTGTTAGCGCTCCTGTTTTCGTTACCGGCCTTTGCTGCCGATAACAACGAAGAAGCCTGGGACGCTCTGAGAGACGGACGGGCTGTTCTGATGCTGCGTCACGCATTGGCGCCGGGGACCGGGGACCCGGGTAACTTTGATATTAAAGATTGCAGCACCCAGCGAAATTTGAACGATACCGGCCGGGAGCAGGCTCGGGCGTGGAAGCCGTTTCTGGCAGACCATGGTATTACCGAGGCGCGGGTGTTCAGCAGTCAGTGGTGTCGTTGTATGGACACCGCCACGGGGATGGACATGGGTGAGGTAACCGAGTGGCCGTCGCTGAATTCTTTTTTCCGGAATCGTGGTGACGGGCCGACTCAGACTCGGCAGACCATTACTCTGGTGAATCAGTTGGAGGAAGGTGCTCCGGTGATCATGGTATCGCACCAGGTGAATGTCACTGCTTTGGCCGATATTTTCCCGTCGTCCAATGAGGGGGTGATCATCGCCTTGCCTCTGTCAGAGACGCCAACGGTTCTGGCAAGGGTCTCGCCCGGGCGTTGA
- a CDS encoding YaiI/YqxD family protein: MPIWVDADACPVPIREILCRAATRWQIDTTFIANHAITLPPSPYIKRRQVPQGFDVADNEIMDQMHKGDLVITQDIPLAAEAIEKGADVFNPRGQAFTKENIRQRLAMRNFMEEMRNAGQVTGGPAPFSQTDRKEFADKLDRWLQRNARN, translated from the coding sequence ATGCCAATCTGGGTCGACGCCGACGCCTGCCCCGTCCCAATCCGGGAAATCCTCTGCCGCGCCGCCACCCGCTGGCAAATCGACACCACCTTCATCGCCAACCACGCCATCACCCTGCCTCCGAGCCCTTACATCAAGCGCCGACAGGTTCCCCAGGGCTTTGACGTGGCCGACAACGAAATCATGGACCAGATGCACAAAGGCGATCTGGTGATCACGCAGGACATCCCACTGGCCGCCGAAGCCATTGAAAAAGGCGCCGACGTCTTCAATCCCCGCGGCCAGGCCTTTACCAAAGAGAATATTCGCCAGCGCCTGGCCATGCGCAACTTTATGGAAGAAATGCGTAACGCCGGCCAGGTCACCGGAGGGCCGGCCCCCTTCAGCCAGACCGACCGTAAGGAATTCGCCGACAAGCTCGACCGCTGGCTACAAAGAAACGCACGCAATTGA
- a CDS encoding ABC transporter ATP-binding protein yields the protein MSSHSYKTTSSFAALARLLRYARGYRRQIIAATTCSIINKLFDIAPEILIGVAIDVVVNQEESFVAGLGFKTAQEQITILAVLTFFIWAGESLFEYLFQILWRNLAQRLQSDLRQDAYEHAQRLDMSFFEARSSGQLVATMNDDVNQLERFLDGGANAMIQVLVTVVAVGAVFFVLSPLIALLAFTPIPLIIWGAFYFQRKAGPLYADVREKVGDLSSRLANNLGGIATIKSFTAEQREAKRLKESSEAYVEANRRAIRISSAFIPVIRMAILAGFLATFTVGGMMALEGNLNVGAYGVLVFLTQRLLWPLTGLAEVIDLFERAMASTRRILDLLAEPVHVRDEGGRALAEPVQGDVELDKVSFHYPSSGAGIRDISLTVAAGNTLALVGATGSGKSTLIKLLLRFYDPSNGQIRIDGQPIRDLSLQSLRGAIGLVSQDVYLFEGTIRENLAYGNPAASDTEIIDAAKTAEAWSFIEALPEGLNTPVGERGIRLSGGQRQRLSLARALLKDPPILVLDEATSAVDNETEAAIQRSLKRIGHNRTVIMIAHRLSTIVDADSIAVIEGGKVLEQGTHRELLDQDGAYANQWRVQTGQIQAAI from the coding sequence ATGTCCTCACACAGCTACAAAACCACCAGCAGTTTTGCTGCCCTGGCCCGCCTGCTCAGATACGCCCGTGGCTATCGCCGACAGATCATCGCCGCCACCACCTGCTCGATCATCAACAAACTCTTTGATATCGCCCCGGAAATCCTGATCGGCGTCGCCATCGATGTGGTCGTCAACCAGGAAGAGAGCTTTGTGGCTGGTCTGGGTTTTAAAACCGCCCAGGAACAGATCACCATTCTTGCCGTACTCACCTTCTTTATCTGGGCCGGTGAATCCCTGTTCGAATACCTGTTCCAGATCCTCTGGCGCAATCTTGCCCAGCGCCTGCAGTCGGACCTGCGGCAGGATGCCTACGAGCATGCCCAGCGCCTCGACATGAGTTTCTTCGAGGCCCGCAGCTCCGGTCAGCTCGTGGCCACCATGAACGACGACGTGAACCAGCTTGAACGCTTCCTTGATGGCGGTGCCAACGCCATGATCCAGGTGCTGGTGACCGTCGTTGCCGTGGGTGCCGTATTCTTTGTACTTTCGCCGCTGATCGCCCTGCTGGCATTCACGCCCATTCCACTGATCATCTGGGGCGCCTTCTACTTCCAGCGCAAAGCCGGGCCGCTGTACGCCGACGTTCGTGAAAAAGTGGGTGACCTGTCCAGCCGGCTCGCGAACAACCTGGGTGGCATTGCCACTATAAAGAGTTTTACCGCCGAACAGCGGGAGGCCAAGCGACTGAAGGAAAGCAGCGAAGCCTACGTGGAGGCCAATCGCCGGGCCATCCGCATCAGCTCCGCCTTTATCCCGGTGATCCGGATGGCCATTCTTGCCGGCTTCCTGGCCACCTTTACGGTGGGCGGCATGATGGCCCTTGAGGGAAACCTGAACGTGGGTGCCTATGGCGTTCTGGTATTTCTTACCCAGCGCCTGCTGTGGCCCCTGACCGGGCTTGCCGAGGTGATTGATCTGTTCGAACGGGCCATGGCCAGCACCCGTCGGATTCTCGACCTTCTGGCCGAGCCCGTGCACGTGCGTGACGAGGGTGGCAGGGCACTGGCAGAGCCGGTGCAAGGCGATGTTGAGCTGGACAAAGTAAGCTTTCACTATCCCTCCAGCGGCGCAGGCATCCGGGATATCAGCCTGACCGTGGCAGCCGGCAATACCCTTGCGCTGGTCGGCGCGACTGGTTCCGGCAAATCCACTCTGATCAAGTTGCTGCTGCGGTTCTACGATCCGAGCAACGGCCAAATCCGAATCGATGGACAACCCATTCGGGATCTCAGCCTGCAATCCCTGCGCGGCGCAATTGGGCTGGTGAGTCAGGATGTCTACCTGTTCGAGGGCACCATTCGGGAAAACCTTGCCTATGGAAATCCGGCTGCCTCCGATACCGAGATCATTGATGCAGCGAAAACCGCGGAAGCCTGGTCGTTTATTGAAGCGCTGCCCGAGGGCCTGAACACACCGGTGGGTGAACGGGGCATTCGACTTTCTGGCGGACAACGCCAACGACTGTCCCTCGCCCGCGCCCTGCTGAAAGACCCGCCGATACTGGTGCTTGATGAAGCCACCAGCGCCGTGGACAACGAAACAGAAGCCGCCATCCAGCGGTCACTGAAACGTATCGGCCATAACCGGACCGTGATCATGATTGCCCATCGGCTCTCCACCATCGTTGATGCCGACTCCATTGCGGTAATCGAGGGCGGCAAAGTGCTGGAACAGGGAACTCATCGGGAGCTGCTCGACCAGGATGGGGCCTACGCCAATCAATGGCGGGTGCAGACCGGGCAAATACAGGCAGCCATTTAA
- a CDS encoding ABC transporter ATP-binding protein, with the protein MPVFFDVSSLDVRIGETTILQNLNLGFFEGEVTALLGHNGSGKSTLLKVLARQLAPSEGNVQLLGKSFRSTGAREFARNVGYLPQHPPGTDGLTVRELVALGRYPWRGPLGRYNEEDQRLITRAIDDTGLGQFQHRSVDTLSGGERQRAWIAMLLAQQTRCLLLDEPISALDVKHQVETLRLVHRLAEQRDLTVVVVLHDVDLAARFCDRLVALKSGQLVADGSPRDIMDSGILESIYGVPMGVMERAPGQWVSYVH; encoded by the coding sequence ATGCCTGTTTTTTTTGACGTTTCCAGTCTCGATGTCCGAATTGGCGAAACCACCATACTTCAGAATCTGAACCTCGGTTTCTTTGAGGGTGAGGTGACAGCCCTGCTCGGGCATAACGGCTCCGGCAAATCCACCCTGCTCAAGGTGCTTGCCCGACAACTTGCACCCTCAGAAGGCAATGTCCAGCTTCTGGGCAAATCCTTCCGGAGCACGGGTGCACGGGAATTTGCCCGCAATGTGGGCTACCTGCCCCAGCATCCGCCGGGAACCGATGGCTTGACGGTTCGCGAGCTGGTTGCCCTGGGTCGCTACCCCTGGCGCGGACCGCTGGGACGTTATAACGAGGAAGACCAGCGCCTGATCACCCGGGCCATTGACGACACCGGACTCGGCCAGTTCCAGCATCGCTCCGTCGACACGCTCTCGGGCGGTGAACGCCAGCGGGCCTGGATTGCCATGCTGCTGGCCCAGCAAACACGCTGCCTGCTGCTGGATGAGCCCATATCCGCCCTGGATGTAAAACACCAGGTGGAAACCCTGCGCCTGGTCCATCGTCTCGCGGAGCAGCGGGACCTCACCGTGGTCGTCGTTCTGCACGATGTAGATCTTGCAGCGAGGTTCTGCGACCGGCTCGTGGCCCTGAAATCCGGCCAGCTGGTTGCCGATGGCAGCCCTCGGGACATCATGGATTCCGGCATCCTGGAATCCATTTACGGCGTGCCCATGGGCGTGATGGAGCGCGCGCCCGGACAGTGGGTGTCCTATGTTCACTAG
- a CDS encoding ABC transporter substrate-binding protein — translation MFTRFELCWRYGAALLLSLLPVFAGAASWQHEQGTLTLDKTPERVIALNWAATEALLLLGVTPVGVADRDGYNVWVKEPELPEGVANIGTRVAPSLEAIAELKPDLIVTSSEMAPAANLLERIAPTYVVSVYQQGSRPFEKASDMLTTLGEMLNREARAEAVLNDIDQTLQAQRRRLENAGLTDRPVALVNFLDDRHVRVYAPNGLYQSTLNALGLENAWSHSGNYWGFSVVGLEALASSRDSRIVVISPISPGLPDTLANSPFWTYLPPVQRDQIYQIEPVWPFGGVFPVKRLATLLTDELLAGGSDNVR, via the coding sequence ATGTTCACTAGATTTGAACTCTGTTGGCGATACGGCGCGGCACTGCTGTTGAGTCTGCTGCCGGTCTTTGCTGGAGCCGCAAGCTGGCAGCACGAACAGGGCACCCTGACCCTGGACAAGACTCCGGAACGGGTGATCGCTCTCAACTGGGCCGCCACCGAGGCGCTGCTTTTACTGGGCGTCACCCCTGTTGGCGTTGCCGATCGCGACGGTTATAACGTCTGGGTCAAGGAACCGGAACTTCCAGAGGGAGTCGCCAACATTGGCACCCGGGTGGCGCCGAGTCTGGAAGCCATTGCCGAGCTCAAACCGGATCTGATCGTCACCAGCTCCGAGATGGCGCCCGCAGCCAACCTGCTGGAGCGCATTGCACCCACCTATGTTGTCAGCGTCTACCAGCAAGGCTCCCGACCGTTCGAAAAGGCCAGCGATATGCTTACAACTCTCGGCGAAATGCTGAACCGGGAGGCGCGCGCAGAGGCCGTTCTCAACGATATCGACCAGACCCTGCAGGCTCAGCGCCGTCGCCTGGAGAATGCCGGCCTCACGGACCGACCGGTCGCGCTGGTGAACTTTCTGGACGACCGCCATGTTCGCGTATACGCACCCAACGGCCTTTACCAGAGCACGCTGAACGCCCTTGGTCTCGAGAACGCCTGGTCGCACTCCGGGAATTACTGGGGGTTCTCGGTGGTCGGGCTCGAAGCACTTGCGTCCTCCCGGGACAGCAGGATCGTCGTGATTTCTCCGATTTCGCCAGGCTTGCCTGACACCCTGGCCAACAGCCCTTTCTGGACCTACCTGCCACCGGTTCAGCGCGATCAGATTTACCAGATCGAGCCAGTCTGGCCGTTCGGGGGAGTCTTCCCGGTCAAACGGCTGGCAACGTTGCTTACCGATGAGCTGCTGGCCGGAGGTTCAGACAATGTACGCTGA